CCAGCCGGCTATGCCCCTCGGCCATGCCGGGGTCGACGGCGATCGCCTTCTTGTAGCAGGCCGTGGCGGCCTCGATCTGACCGCGGCTCTGATAGATCAGGCCGAGATTTGTCTGCGCGGACACATTCCGCGGGTCGATGGCGATCGCACGCGTGAAATAGGTGGCGGCTTCCTCGAGCCGTCCTTGTCGCGCCAGCATCGCGCCCAGGTTCTGTTGCGCCTGGGCGTCGCCCGGATTCTTCGTGACGGCCTTCTGCATCAATTCCAGGGCTTCGGAAAAGCGGCCGAGTCTCAGCCGCAGCACCGCGCCCGCATGCAGGGTCTCGAAGTCCTCGGCCCGTGCAGCAAGCATCGGTTCGAGAATGGCGCCGGCGGCTTCGAGATTACCGGCCTGTAACTCGTCGACGGCCGTCTTGATCCGCTGCGCATGCTCGGCCTCGGGACTGCCCGGTGCGACCATCACGGCGGCGACGGCGGGCGCCGACGTGATGAGCTCGAGGCCGAGCTGCGCCGCATCGGCGGGATTGCGCCTTCCGGCTGTCGGTCGCATGCGCACCGGCGCGGACGCCGCCTCCGATGCGGCGTCCGGCATGCGCGCGGCGGCCTTTGCCGCGGGCTTGCGGACCGACTTTTGGGCTGCAGGCGCTTTACCGGCCTTCTTCGCGCCTCGTTTGCGCTTGTCGGTGGTCATAATCCCTCGAGCCTGGGCCGCTTCGGCTGCGGGTCCCGTCGCCGGCACGCGTCAGACAAGATGACCCTCGAACTTGCCGTTGGGCCGGCACGCCATGCTAATGTCGGGCGGGCGTTCTCGCCACCCCATGCTTCTTAACCCCAATCGAACCCGAGTCGATGCAAATCGAAGATACAGCGATCTCCGGCGTCAAGATTCTGACCGCGCCCCGCTTTGCCGATCGCCGAGGCTTTTTCGCCGAATGGTTCAACCGCGATAAGCTGAAGCAAGCCGGGCTCGATCTCGATTTCTGCCAGGACAATCTCTCGCTCTCGACCCAGGCCGGCACGCTCCGGGGCCTCCATTTCCAGCTCCCGCCGGCCGCCCAGGCCAAGCTCGTGGGCGTGATTCGGGGCCGGATCTTCGACGTGGCCGTCGATCTGCGCCGCGGATCGCCGACCTATCGCCAGCATGTCGCCGCCGAGCTGAGCGGCGATCGCGGCAACCAGATGCTGGTCCCGGCGGGCTTCGCCCACGGCTTCTGCACGCTCGAGCCCGACAGCCTGGTCTTCTACAAGGTGTCGACTCCCTACTCGGCCCCCCATGATTCTGGCATCAATTGGAACGATCCAAGCCTCGGAATCGACTGGCCCGTTAAGGAAGCTTCAGCGGTCTTGTCGGAAAAAGATGCAAAACTGCCCTTTCTCGCGGATACGGACCTCCCGTTTCGCTATACCGACTGAGCCTGACCGCGCTCGCCGCGAATATTCCCGCGCGAGCCATTTCGATTTCGTTACCGATGGAATTACCGGCGGACCGATAACGGACGGCGACAATTGAGCGTGAGAGGCCATCGAGCATGACGGGGATGCGGATCATCGTTACCGGAGGCGCCGGCTTCATCGGGTCCGCGCTGTGCCGC
The nucleotide sequence above comes from Hypericibacter terrae. Encoded proteins:
- the rfbC gene encoding dTDP-4-dehydrorhamnose 3,5-epimerase, yielding MQIEDTAISGVKILTAPRFADRRGFFAEWFNRDKLKQAGLDLDFCQDNLSLSTQAGTLRGLHFQLPPAAQAKLVGVIRGRIFDVAVDLRRGSPTYRQHVAAELSGDRGNQMLVPAGFAHGFCTLEPDSLVFYKVSTPYSAPHDSGINWNDPSLGIDWPVKEASAVLSEKDAKLPFLADTDLPFRYTD